Proteins co-encoded in one Hemibagrus wyckioides isolate EC202008001 linkage group LG26, SWU_Hwy_1.0, whole genome shotgun sequence genomic window:
- the ubl5 gene encoding ubiquitin-like protein 5 isoform X1, giving the protein MIEVVCNDRLGKKVRVKCNSDDTIGDLKKLIAAQTGTRWDKIVLKKWYTIFKDHVSLADCILSHVSRIQAVIFFSEGGIIAVFPPDCNQNEILKKQQLRITKNS; this is encoded by the exons ATGATCGAGGTCGTGTGTAACGATCGACTGGGTAAAAAAGTCCGAGTCAAATGCAA ttctGATGACACGATCGGGGATCTGAAGAAGCTGATCGCTGCTCAGACAGGAACCAGGTGGGACAAAATTGTCCTGAAGAAATG GTACACCATTTTTAAGGATCACGTGTCTCTGGCTGACTGTATCCTTTCTCACGTCTCGAGGATTCAAGCGgtcatttttttctctgaag GAGGAATCATAGCAGTGTTTCCACCGGATTGTAACCAGAAcgagattttaaaaaaacaacaactacgTATCACCAAAAACTCATAA
- the ubl5 gene encoding ubiquitin-like protein 5 isoform X2, with translation MIEVVCNDRLGKKVRVKCNSDDTIGDLKKLIAAQTGTRWDKIVLKKWYTIFKDHVSLADYEIHDGMNLELYYQ, from the exons ATGATCGAGGTCGTGTGTAACGATCGACTGGGTAAAAAAGTCCGAGTCAAATGCAA ttctGATGACACGATCGGGGATCTGAAGAAGCTGATCGCTGCTCAGACAGGAACCAGGTGGGACAAAATTGTCCTGAAGAAATG GTACACCATTTTTAAGGATCACGTGTCTCTGGCTGACT ATGAAATCCACGATGGGATGAACCTGGAGCTGTATTACCAGTAG